A section of the Metabacillus endolithicus genome encodes:
- the ahpC gene encoding alkyl hydroperoxide reductase subunit C, with translation MSLIGTEVKPFAAKAFKDGEFIDVTNEDLKGQWSIFCFYPADFTFVCPTELEDLQNEYDNLKALGVEVYSVSTDTHFTHKGWHDSSEKIGKIKYAMIGDPSQVITRGFEVLDEKEGLADRGTFIIDPDGVIQTVEINAGGIGRDASTLINKVKAAQYVRNNPGEVCPAKWQEGSETLKPSLDLVGKL, from the coding sequence ATGTCATTAATTGGTACTGAAGTAAAACCTTTCGCAGCAAAAGCATTCAAAGATGGTGAGTTCATCGATGTAACAAACGAAGATTTAAAAGGTCAATGGAGCATCTTCTGCTTCTATCCAGCAGATTTCACATTCGTATGCCCAACTGAGCTTGAAGATTTACAAAACGAATATGATAATTTAAAAGCACTTGGTGTTGAAGTATACTCTGTATCTACTGATACTCACTTCACTCACAAAGGCTGGCATGATAGCTCAGAGAAAATCGGTAAAATCAAATATGCAATGATTGGTGATCCATCTCAAGTAATCACTCGTGGATTCGAAGTATTAGATGAAAAAGAAGGTCTTGCTGATCGCGGCACATTCATCATTGACCCAGACGGCGTAATCCAAACTGTTGAAATCAATGCAGGTGGAATTGGTCGTGACGCGAGCACATTAATTAACAAAGTAAAAGCAGCACAATATGTTCGTAACAACCCAGGCGAAGTTTGCCCAGCAAAATGGCAAGAAGGTTCTGAAACACTTAAGCCAAGCCTTGATCTTGTTGGAAAGCTGTAA
- a CDS encoding nucleotide excision repair endonuclease, which translates to MIKITIPTPDVTITKQQNPELSNIYGFTDFHLITREKGGIFMFYNDDKELLFVGKARKLRQRIKKHFEDNVSPIKSHREEVTKISVCLVEDPVHREIYETYIINELKAKYNVDKVFYR; encoded by the coding sequence GTGATCAAAATAACGATTCCAACACCTGATGTTACAATTACAAAACAGCAAAATCCCGAGTTAAGTAATATTTACGGATTTACTGATTTTCACCTTATCACTAGAGAAAAAGGTGGAATTTTTATGTTTTACAACGATGATAAGGAATTATTATTCGTAGGTAAAGCTAGGAAGTTACGACAAAGAATTAAAAAACATTTCGAAGATAATGTTTCTCCTATTAAATCACATAGAGAAGAAGTAACGAAGATTAGTGTTTGTTTGGTCGAAGACCCAGTACATAGAGAAATATATGAAACCTATATTATTAATGAACTTAAGGCGAAGTATAACGTGGACAAGGTTTTCTATCGCTAA
- the ahpF gene encoding alkyl hydroperoxide reductase subunit F: MVLDTEIKAQLEQYLQLLESDIVLKFSAGDDKVSSDMMELVNELASMSSKITVEKADLPRTPSFSVNRVGEDTGVTFAGIPLGHEFTSLVLALLQVSGRAPKVDQSVIDQIKGITGEHHFETYVSLSCHNCPDVVQALNIMSVLNPNITHTMIDGAAYKEEVERKNVMAVPAVYLNAEFLSGGRMTIEEILAKIGTGPDASEFENKEPYDVLVVGGGPAGSSAAIYAARKGIRTGIVAERFGGQVLDTMSIENFISVKSTEGPKLAASLEEHVKEYGVDIMNLQRAKSIEKKDLFELELENGAILKSKSVIVSTGARWRNVGVPGEQEFKNKGVAYCPHCDGPLFEGKHVAVIGGGNSGIEAAIDLAGIVKHVTVLEFNPELKADEVLQNRLNSLPNVTVLKNVQTKEITGTDSVNGITYVERDTNEEKHVELQGVFVQIGLVPNTDWLEGTVERNRMGEIIVNKHGETTLPGLFAAGDCTDSAYNQIIISMGSGATAALGAFDYLIRN; encoded by the coding sequence ATGGTACTTGATACAGAAATTAAAGCACAGTTAGAACAATACCTCCAGCTACTTGAAAGTGACATTGTTCTAAAGTTTAGTGCTGGTGATGACAAGGTTTCAAGTGACATGATGGAGCTAGTGAATGAGCTAGCTTCCATGTCATCTAAAATTACTGTTGAAAAAGCTGACTTACCAAGAACGCCAAGCTTTAGTGTGAATCGTGTTGGTGAAGATACTGGTGTTACTTTCGCTGGTATTCCTTTAGGACATGAATTCACTTCTTTAGTGTTGGCTCTTTTACAGGTTAGTGGAAGAGCACCTAAGGTTGATCAAAGCGTGATTGACCAGATTAAAGGCATTACTGGTGAACATCACTTTGAAACATACGTTAGCTTAAGCTGTCACAACTGCCCTGATGTTGTACAAGCCTTAAATATCATGAGTGTTTTAAATCCTAATATCACTCACACAATGATTGACGGTGCAGCATACAAGGAAGAAGTTGAACGTAAAAACGTTATGGCTGTTCCTGCTGTTTACCTAAACGCAGAATTCTTAAGTGGCGGTCGTATGACGATTGAAGAGATTCTTGCTAAAATCGGTACAGGCCCTGATGCTTCCGAGTTTGAGAACAAAGAACCTTATGATGTTTTAGTTGTGGGAGGCGGTCCTGCTGGTTCAAGTGCGGCAATCTACGCTGCTCGTAAAGGAATTCGTACAGGTATCGTTGCAGAGCGCTTCGGTGGCCAGGTTCTTGATACAATGAGCATTGAGAACTTTATTAGTGTAAAAAGCACAGAAGGTCCTAAGCTAGCCGCAAGTCTTGAAGAGCATGTTAAAGAGTATGGTGTTGATATCATGAATCTTCAACGTGCTAAAAGCATTGAAAAGAAAGACCTTTTTGAGCTTGAGCTTGAAAACGGAGCTATTCTAAAAAGTAAAAGTGTTATTGTATCAACAGGTGCACGCTGGCGTAATGTAGGCGTACCTGGTGAACAAGAGTTTAAAAACAAAGGTGTAGCTTATTGCCCTCACTGTGATGGTCCATTGTTTGAAGGAAAACATGTAGCTGTTATTGGCGGTGGTAATTCTGGTATCGAGGCAGCAATTGACTTAGCAGGTATTGTTAAGCATGTTACAGTACTAGAGTTTAATCCAGAACTAAAGGCTGATGAAGTGCTGCAAAATCGTCTGAACAGTCTTCCAAACGTAACAGTACTGAAAAACGTTCAAACGAAAGAAATCACTGGTACTGACAGTGTTAATGGTATTACATATGTTGAACGTGATACCAACGAAGAAAAACACGTTGAATTACAAGGTGTGTTCGTTCAAATCGGTCTTGTTCCAAACACTGACTGGTTAGAAGGCACCGTTGAACGTAATCGTATGGGTGAGATCATCGTTAATAAGCACGGCGAAACAACCTTGCCTGGATTGTTTGCTGCTGGGGATTGTACAGATAGTGCTTATAATCAAATCATTATCTCAATGGGATCTGGAGCAACTGCAGCTTTAGGTGCGTTTGATTATTTGATTAGAAATTAA
- a CDS encoding TolB family protein, translating into MDQSKEQYDLPKGKNTKSFLEIINIETGERKTLASFHKVIEAPNWTRDGKLIYNSDGHLYSFNLNTYENSLIETGFATSCNNDHVLSPDESQIAISHHTALDHQSRIYILPAKGGIPTLITPMAPSYLHGWSPDGKTLAYCAERNGQYDIYTIPAYGGEEKQLTDLPGLDDGPEYSPDGKHIWFNSTRSGLMQIWRMNADGSEQTRITFEESNNWFPHVSPDGEKVVYLAYKKGEVEPGDHPPNKDVELRIMSSTGGESRLLVKLFGGQGTINVNSWSPDSKQLAFVRYELN; encoded by the coding sequence ATGGATCAATCAAAGGAACAATATGATTTACCCAAAGGGAAAAATACAAAAAGCTTCCTGGAAATAATCAATATTGAAACTGGTGAAAGAAAGACACTAGCCTCCTTTCATAAGGTAATTGAAGCACCAAATTGGACCCGTGATGGAAAGCTTATTTATAACAGTGATGGTCATCTTTACTCCTTTAATTTAAATACTTATGAAAACAGCCTCATAGAAACAGGCTTTGCAACCTCCTGTAACAACGATCATGTTTTATCTCCTGATGAATCTCAGATTGCTATCAGTCACCATACTGCCCTGGATCATCAATCACGCATATACATCCTTCCTGCAAAAGGCGGCATTCCAACTCTCATAACGCCAATGGCTCCATCTTATCTTCATGGCTGGTCACCTGATGGAAAGACATTAGCTTATTGTGCAGAAAGAAATGGCCAGTACGACATTTATACGATCCCAGCATATGGCGGAGAGGAAAAACAGCTAACAGATCTTCCGGGCTTAGATGATGGCCCTGAATACTCACCAGATGGAAAACATATTTGGTTTAATTCCACTCGGTCCGGTTTGATGCAAATATGGCGTATGAATGCAGATGGTAGTGAACAAACGAGAATAACATTTGAAGAAAGCAATAATTGGTTTCCACATGTTTCTCCTGATGGTGAGAAGGTAGTTTATCTTGCTTATAAAAAAGGAGAGGTAGAACCTGGAGACCATCCTCCTAATAAGGATGTTGAGTTAAGAATCATGTCTAGTACAGGTGGAGAGTCGCGTTTGTTGGTGAAACTGTTTGGTGGTCAAGGTACAATCAATGTGAATTCATGGTCTCCAGACAGTAAACAGTTGGCATTTGTCAGATACGAACTAAATTAA